The following are encoded together in the Robertmurraya sp. FSL R5-0851 genome:
- a CDS encoding DUF294 nucleotidyltransferase-like domain-containing protein, translating to MEPKNYKETILEAVRFHPFFQGVDVRMALSLIELCELRMYEKQETMLKKEAPRDGLLLILSGIAEVFIKNELGTQEEVLEVVQKGELIGISSLADFLGVSKPGKEAATQVEVRAVEPCKALYIPFTVIAKRWDDPNVHDYLLAQVSVRLKDIYTSLAEQVQLARDFGERDAFMLRVQDLMTDRVVSVSPTTTVQEAALLMHKERTSSVLVTENGRLNGIITERDMVERVIAAGRSLDGVAREVMTPHPVTISRFSYYYDALSLILLKGIKHLPVVEGEKLIGVVTLSDLLRKKNENVMKTIQKIEKCTEETIVSVKKAIYDILGTLIKDKIPMLKTLEIVTGLYNRLVKRAVELSIEAVGEQVPCAFAFYQMGSAGRGEQFLLTDQDHFLVYEKEEYNEYFSRLGREITNMLEKAGYARCLGLMMCSEGKWRGTIEVWQERVRGWMLQATNDHLLLAQNFFSYRFLTGSHPLHERFEEGIRELLQRSKIFLFRLSQVEREHVIPTLDQPIRSLFKLERKQLDMKKEVLFPYHHSLQILTLLHGGMSGTSVAKISFLKEKGVLSEVFANDLKQAVEEVLRLNVTQRWQHQGKSHIEFARLSTREKEELILSLKSLKELQSQVFANFTV from the coding sequence ATGGAACCAAAGAATTATAAGGAAACCATTTTAGAGGCTGTACGGTTTCACCCCTTTTTTCAAGGGGTGGATGTCCGTATGGCCCTTTCCCTTATCGAGCTTTGCGAGCTTCGAATGTATGAAAAGCAGGAAACGATGCTGAAAAAAGAGGCTCCACGTGACGGCTTGCTCCTCATCCTATCGGGGATCGCTGAAGTGTTTATAAAAAATGAGCTAGGGACGCAGGAGGAAGTACTTGAAGTAGTTCAAAAGGGGGAGTTGATTGGCATTTCGAGTTTAGCTGATTTCCTAGGTGTTTCCAAGCCAGGCAAGGAGGCCGCCACTCAAGTAGAGGTACGCGCGGTCGAACCGTGCAAAGCCCTGTATATCCCTTTTACCGTCATTGCCAAGCGTTGGGATGACCCGAATGTTCATGATTATTTATTAGCTCAGGTGAGCGTGCGGCTTAAGGACATTTATACCTCGTTAGCGGAGCAGGTTCAGCTGGCACGTGATTTTGGAGAAAGAGATGCATTCATGCTGCGCGTTCAAGATTTGATGACGGACCGAGTGGTTAGTGTTTCCCCGACAACAACGGTACAAGAGGCCGCCCTTCTGATGCATAAAGAGCGCACAAGCTCAGTACTTGTCACGGAAAATGGAAGACTTAATGGAATCATTACAGAACGGGACATGGTCGAGCGGGTGATTGCGGCGGGGCGATCTTTGGATGGTGTCGCACGTGAGGTCATGACACCTCATCCAGTGACGATCTCGCGTTTCTCCTATTATTATGATGCTTTATCTTTAATACTATTAAAAGGAATCAAGCATTTGCCAGTTGTAGAAGGTGAAAAGCTCATCGGAGTGGTCACATTATCCGATTTATTAAGGAAAAAGAACGAAAATGTGATGAAGACGATTCAAAAGATTGAGAAATGCACAGAAGAGACGATTGTTTCTGTGAAAAAAGCGATTTATGACATTCTTGGAACGCTGATTAAAGACAAGATTCCTATGTTAAAAACGTTAGAGATTGTGACTGGGTTGTACAATCGACTAGTAAAGAGAGCGGTGGAGCTTTCCATAGAGGCAGTGGGAGAACAGGTTCCTTGTGCGTTTGCTTTTTATCAAATGGGAAGTGCGGGCCGTGGCGAGCAGTTTTTGCTCACCGATCAGGATCATTTCCTTGTTTACGAGAAGGAGGAGTACAACGAGTATTTTTCAAGATTAGGTAGGGAGATTACCAACATGCTTGAAAAAGCAGGTTATGCACGTTGTCTAGGTTTGATGATGTGTAGTGAGGGAAAATGGCGGGGGACCATTGAAGTGTGGCAAGAAAGAGTAAGAGGGTGGATGCTGCAAGCGACCAATGACCATCTCCTATTAGCGCAAAACTTCTTTTCATATCGATTTTTAACAGGATCTCATCCGTTGCATGAGAGATTTGAAGAGGGAATACGAGAGCTATTACAGCGTTCCAAAATCTTTCTATTTCGACTCTCTCAAGTGGAAAGAGAGCATGTGATTCCGACTCTGGATCAGCCGATACGTTCCTTATTTAAGCTTGAGCGTAAGCAGTTGGATATGAAAAAGGAAGTATTATTTCCTTATCATCATAGTTTGCAAATTCTCACTCTTTTACATGGGGGAATGTCTGGGACGTCCGTTGCCAAGATCTCTTTTTTAAAAGAGAAAGGGGTGCTGTCGGAGGTGTTTGCCAACGATTTGAAGCAGGCGGTGGAAGAGGTTCTGCGGCTAAATGTGACTCAGCGCTGGCAGCATCAAGGAAAGTCCCATATTGAGTTTGCTAGACTATCCACTCGTGAAAAAGAAGAGCTTATTCTTAGTTTAAAATCATTAAAAGAGTTGCAAAGCCAAGTGTTTGCTAACTTTACTGTATAG
- a CDS encoding 3'-5' exonuclease — translation MFFLRKSITCPLLYQEIPLSTPLEQLKFVVFDTETTGFEIATSDRLIEIGAVLVEGFKVDEASSFQTYVNPSRQISREITELTSISNEQVAGAPYALEAISEFFSYVRKQETVSLVGHYVSFDALVLKNELKREKLGLKGTFTIDTLDLIGFLAPSYDMRDLERYARAFGTRIYERHNAVGDAKTTAYLFVELIQQFRDRGYRTWGELVKATESQARSLQL, via the coding sequence ATGTTTTTTTTACGAAAATCAATCACCTGCCCGCTTCTATATCAGGAAATACCGTTATCCACTCCACTAGAACAGCTGAAATTTGTCGTTTTTGACACGGAAACGACAGGGTTCGAAATAGCTACATCGGACAGATTAATAGAAATTGGGGCCGTTTTAGTAGAGGGTTTTAAGGTTGATGAGGCTTCTAGCTTTCAAACGTATGTGAATCCATCTCGACAAATTTCTCGGGAAATAACGGAATTGACATCTATTTCTAATGAGCAAGTGGCTGGTGCACCCTATGCATTGGAGGCCATTTCTGAGTTCTTTTCGTATGTGAGAAAGCAGGAAACGGTGAGTCTGGTCGGGCATTATGTAAGCTTTGATGCACTGGTGTTGAAAAATGAGTTGAAACGGGAAAAGCTCGGGTTAAAGGGGACTTTTACAATCGATACACTTGATCTGATCGGGTTTCTTGCTCCGTCCTATGATATGCGCGACCTGGAGAGATACGCGCGTGCGTTTGGAACAAGAATTTATGAGCGGCATAATGCGGTAGGTGATGCGAAGACTACGGCGTATTTATTTGTGGAGCTTATCCAGCAATTTCGTGATCGCGGCTATCGTACGTGGGGGGAGCTTGTGAAGGCAACAGAGAGTCAAGCACGTTCCTTACAGTTGTAA
- the spoIIID gene encoding sporulation transcriptional regulator SpoIIID, whose protein sequence is MHDYIKERTIKIGKYIVETRKTVRVIAKEFGVSKSTVHKDLTERLPEINPELANEVKDILDYHKSIRHLRGGEATKMKYKKEELEGEPVK, encoded by the coding sequence GTGCACGATTACATCAAAGAGAGAACTATCAAGATTGGAAAGTATATCGTGGAGACGAGAAAAACAGTTCGCGTAATCGCGAAGGAGTTTGGCGTGTCCAAAAGTACAGTCCATAAAGATCTAACTGAAAGACTACCCGAGATAAACCCAGAACTGGCAAACGAAGTGAAGGACATATTAGATTACCATAAATCCATCCGCCACCTGCGTGGGGGAGAAGCGACAAAAATGAAGTATAAGAAAGAAGAACTAGAAGGCGAGCCTGTAAAGTGA
- a CDS encoding LysM peptidoglycan-binding domain-containing protein, with product MDYTRKARIQNKRKAAAKANRRKLAGVTMMAAITASSLFGSGMKSAKAETEAGIYTVQKGDTLTRIAKQYNVSVKELMKENKLVSDKIYIGQKLEVPTHLGEEDNYEEISVQSHKVVSGDTLYRISVKYGTTISELKKMNSLSSNTIKIGQTLLIPSKEKEISQKAKQLAKFYTVAPGDTIYGLSKRFGTSIEVLKGQNGLNTEMILIGQKILITDTPVTTRAKVVGAIDKFTVEFQTAAGSLPLKVSYGTAEAYQKLSGKEYILSYKNGALVSIQPE from the coding sequence ATGGACTATACAAGAAAAGCACGGATTCAAAACAAAAGAAAAGCAGCGGCCAAGGCAAACCGTCGTAAACTGGCTGGTGTGACTATGATGGCAGCGATTACAGCTTCATCCTTATTTGGATCTGGTATGAAGTCTGCAAAAGCAGAAACAGAGGCTGGCATATACACCGTTCAAAAAGGTGATACCCTTACACGCATTGCAAAACAATACAATGTAAGCGTAAAAGAGCTGATGAAGGAAAATAAGCTCGTTTCCGACAAAATATATATCGGCCAAAAACTTGAGGTTCCTACTCACCTTGGGGAAGAAGATAACTACGAAGAGATTTCCGTACAATCACATAAAGTGGTTTCCGGTGATACGTTATATCGGATTTCTGTAAAATACGGAACAACGATTTCAGAACTTAAAAAAATGAATAGTCTATCGTCCAATACAATCAAAATCGGACAAACGCTACTCATTCCATCGAAAGAAAAGGAAATCTCACAAAAAGCAAAGCAGCTTGCAAAGTTTTATACCGTTGCCCCTGGAGATACCATCTATGGGTTATCCAAGCGCTTTGGTACGTCCATCGAAGTACTAAAGGGTCAAAACGGCCTGAATACAGAAATGATCTTAATCGGGCAAAAAATACTGATTACCGATACACCCGTTACCACAAGGGCCAAAGTGGTTGGTGCGATTGACAAGTTTACTGTCGAGTTCCAAACAGCCGCTGGATCACTTCCCTTAAAAGTGTCTTACGGAACGGCTGAGGCCTATCAAAAGCTCTCAGGTAAAGAGTACATTCTTTCCTATAAAAACGGTGCGTTAGTCTCCATTCAACCGGAATAA
- a CDS encoding gamma-glutamyltransferase family protein — translation MSYLTYPYRSQRMATIARNGMVATSQPLAAQAGLDMLKKGGNAVDAAIATAACLTVAEPTSNGIGGDAFALVWIKDKMYGLNGSGPSPQGISIEKVKELGHEKMPSHGWIPVTVPGAPSAWAELSKRFGRLPLTEVLQPAIAYARGGYPVSPTLGKYWGSAYNIYQKRFGEDASYKEWFRVFAPDGKPPQIGEMWKSEDHANTLQEIAETNAESFYRGRLADEIDAASKTHGGFLRKEDLSAYKAEWVEPISVNYRGYDVWEIPPNGQGLVALMALNILKGYEFSHREDLTGLHVQLEAMKQAFTDGKTYITDPTTMKANVSDLLSDEFAERARAKITEEAQLPEPGTLPKGGTVYLATADGEGNMVSFIQSNYMGFGSGIVVPNTGIGLQNRGHDFSLNVEDENALAPGKKTYHTIIPGFISKDGEAVGPFGVMGGYMQPQGHVQVAMNMIDFDLNPQSALDAPRWQWISGKKIEVEHDFPNHLVQGLVRKGHEMVVAHDSGGFGRGQVIVRNPETGVLTGGTEKRTDGSIASY, via the coding sequence TTGTCATACCTTACATATCCGTATCGATCACAGCGAATGGCGACGATTGCTAGAAATGGCATGGTGGCGACATCTCAGCCACTTGCCGCGCAGGCAGGGCTTGATATGCTAAAAAAGGGTGGGAATGCTGTGGATGCGGCAATTGCGACAGCAGCGTGCTTAACCGTCGCTGAACCAACGTCGAATGGCATTGGTGGCGATGCCTTTGCGCTGGTTTGGATCAAAGATAAGATGTACGGCTTAAATGGGAGCGGACCTTCCCCGCAAGGAATTTCAATTGAAAAAGTGAAAGAGCTTGGGCATGAAAAAATGCCATCGCATGGCTGGATTCCGGTAACCGTTCCTGGTGCTCCCTCTGCATGGGCGGAGCTCTCCAAACGCTTCGGACGTTTGCCATTAACGGAAGTGTTGCAACCGGCGATTGCATATGCACGAGGTGGTTACCCAGTTTCTCCAACACTTGGGAAGTATTGGGGTAGTGCCTATAACATTTATCAGAAACGCTTTGGGGAGGACGCCTCATACAAGGAATGGTTCCGCGTGTTTGCTCCAGATGGAAAGCCACCACAAATCGGTGAGATGTGGAAATCTGAGGATCATGCGAATACTCTTCAAGAAATTGCTGAGACGAATGCAGAAAGCTTTTACCGAGGCCGATTAGCCGATGAAATTGACGCTGCTTCTAAGACTCATGGGGGCTTTTTACGAAAAGAAGATCTTTCCGCGTACAAAGCAGAGTGGGTGGAGCCGATTTCTGTCAACTACCGCGGCTACGATGTGTGGGAAATTCCACCGAACGGTCAGGGCTTGGTTGCGCTTATGGCACTCAATATATTAAAAGGCTACGAGTTTTCGCACCGTGAAGATTTGACGGGCTTGCATGTGCAATTAGAAGCCATGAAGCAGGCATTTACCGATGGGAAAACGTATATTACGGATCCAACAACGATGAAGGCAAATGTTTCAGATCTGCTATCGGATGAATTTGCCGAGAGGGCTCGTGCGAAAATCACAGAGGAGGCTCAGCTCCCAGAACCGGGTACTCTTCCAAAGGGTGGAACGGTGTATTTGGCGACTGCTGATGGAGAAGGGAATATGGTTTCTTTTATCCAAAGCAATTATATGGGCTTTGGCTCTGGGATTGTTGTTCCAAACACAGGAATTGGTCTGCAAAATCGTGGCCATGATTTCTCATTAAATGTAGAAGACGAAAATGCGCTTGCTCCTGGGAAAAAGACGTATCACACGATCATTCCTGGTTTTATTTCAAAGGATGGAGAGGCTGTTGGGCCTTTTGGTGTGATGGGTGGTTATATGCAGCCACAAGGGCATGTGCAGGTAGCGATGAATATGATTGATTTTGACCTGAACCCGCAAAGTGCGCTAGATGCTCCTAGATGGCAGTGGATATCTGGAAAGAAGATCGAAGTGGAGCATGATTTTCCAAATCATCTGGTTCAGGGGCTGGTGAGAAAAGGACATGAGATGGTTGTTGCACATGATTCTGGTGGGTTTGGTCGTGGTCAGGTGATTGTTCGTAATCCAGAGACAGGTGTGCTAACGGGAGGTACGGAAAAGCGTACGGACGGTAGCATTGCTAGTTATTAA
- a CDS encoding sodium:solute symporter family protein, which translates to MDTQFLVSLTIILATFALYIGIALYNKAKATSDFYVAGRGVPPIFNGMAIGADWMSAASFIGMAGTIMLLGYDGLAYIMGWTGGYLLLTFLLAPQLRKYGRYTVPEFIGDRFDSHTARVIAAVITIIISFTYSIGQLSGSGVVIGRLFEIDAKLGTMIGVVLIAFYAAFGGMKGITWTQVAQYIILIIAYLIPVIFMSLQITGNPMPWLSYGELVGKMGELDRELGISEYFAPFTNGTKWQFLALMFTLMAGTAGLPHVIVRFYTVSTMKAARWSGAWALLFIGLLYLSAPAYAAFSRFILMTKVAGSKISELPAWTKTWVDTGKLQVADGNGDGILQWSELVISNDIVVMATPEIANLGVFVIGLVAAGAMAAALSTAGGLMIAISSSFAHDIYYRVMKPNSTEKKRLSVARWSIVIATLFAGLIALNPPGAITQIVAWAFALATGTFFPALVLGVWWKRSNAKGVIAGLLVGLGVTLTYIFAAKYGGFTILGIIDTGAGVFGAAAAFLTNIIVSLSTEAPSQKIQEEVIDLRYPEQMVYKNGEVWMNDGTKEL; encoded by the coding sequence TTGGATACACAATTCTTGGTCTCATTAACGATCATTTTAGCGACGTTTGCCCTGTATATCGGGATTGCCTTATACAACAAGGCGAAGGCAACCTCTGATTTCTATGTAGCCGGACGCGGGGTACCGCCTATTTTTAACGGGATGGCTATTGGGGCGGATTGGATGAGTGCAGCTTCATTCATTGGTATGGCAGGTACGATCATGCTACTCGGATACGATGGTCTTGCTTATATCATGGGCTGGACGGGCGGATATTTATTGCTGACGTTCTTACTTGCTCCACAGCTTCGTAAGTACGGTCGCTACACGGTTCCTGAATTTATCGGTGACCGATTTGACAGTCATACGGCTCGTGTGATTGCGGCTGTCATTACGATCATTATTTCTTTTACGTATTCAATCGGTCAGTTGTCAGGCTCTGGGGTAGTTATCGGGCGATTGTTTGAAATCGATGCAAAGCTTGGAACGATGATCGGGGTGGTGTTAATCGCCTTTTATGCAGCGTTCGGAGGAATGAAGGGGATTACATGGACGCAGGTAGCACAGTATATTATTTTAATTATTGCTTACTTGATTCCTGTTATTTTTATGAGCTTGCAAATTACAGGGAACCCGATGCCGTGGCTATCGTACGGGGAGCTTGTTGGAAAAATGGGTGAACTCGATAGGGAACTTGGCATTTCAGAATACTTTGCACCGTTTACGAACGGAACGAAGTGGCAGTTCCTGGCTCTTATGTTTACGCTTATGGCTGGAACGGCTGGACTTCCACACGTCATCGTACGTTTCTATACGGTATCCACGATGAAAGCGGCTCGTTGGTCAGGAGCTTGGGCTCTGCTATTCATCGGATTATTGTACTTATCGGCACCAGCTTATGCGGCGTTTTCACGCTTTATTTTAATGACAAAAGTGGCTGGTAGTAAAATTTCTGAGCTTCCAGCTTGGACAAAAACATGGGTGGATACTGGAAAGCTTCAAGTAGCTGATGGGAATGGTGATGGCATTCTTCAGTGGAGCGAGCTCGTGATTTCTAACGATATTGTTGTTATGGCGACACCTGAAATTGCGAATCTTGGTGTATTCGTTATCGGTTTGGTCGCTGCTGGTGCAATGGCTGCGGCATTATCTACAGCAGGTGGACTGATGATTGCGATCTCTTCTTCCTTTGCACATGATATTTACTACCGTGTCATGAAGCCAAATTCGACGGAAAAGAAACGTCTTTCTGTAGCTCGCTGGTCGATCGTTATCGCGACTTTATTTGCAGGGTTGATCGCTCTTAACCCACCAGGAGCGATCACACAGATTGTGGCTTGGGCGTTTGCGCTTGCGACAGGAACATTCTTCCCAGCACTTGTTCTTGGTGTTTGGTGGAAGCGTTCGAATGCAAAAGGAGTAATCGCAGGTCTATTAGTTGGGTTAGGTGTAACCTTAACGTATATTTTTGCTGCGAAATACGGTGGATTTACGATTTTAGGCATTATTGATACAGGAGCGGGAGTGTTTGGAGCAGCAGCGGCGTTCTTAACGAATATTATCGTTTCTTTATCAACGGAGGCTCCATCTCAGAAAATCCAAGAGGAAGTGATTGATTTACGCTATCCAGAGCAGATGGTGTATAAGAATGGTGAGGTTTGGATGAACGATGGAACCAAAGAATTATAA
- a CDS encoding rod shape-determining protein codes for MFARDIGIDLGTANVLIHVKGRGIVLNEPSVVAIDKNTNRVLAVGEEARKMVGRTPGNIVAIRPLKDGVIADFDVTEAMLKHFINKLNVKGFLSKPRILICCPTNITSVEQKAIKEAAEKSGGKKVYLEEEPKVAAIGAGMDIFMPSGNMVVDIGGGTTDVAVLSMGDIVTSSSIKMAGDKFDNEILHYIKRQYKLLIGERTAENIKINIGTVFPGSRSEEMEIRGRDMVSGLPRTITVRSEEIEGALRESVAVIVQAAKSVLERTPPELSADIIDRGVILTGGGALLHGIDMLLAEELKVPVLVAENPMDCVAIGTGIMLDNIDRLPRRRLG; via the coding sequence ATGTTTGCGAGAGATATTGGAATCGATTTAGGAACAGCTAACGTACTGATCCATGTGAAGGGCCGCGGCATTGTGTTAAATGAACCATCAGTTGTGGCTATAGATAAGAATACGAATCGTGTGCTTGCGGTTGGTGAAGAAGCGAGAAAGATGGTTGGACGTACACCAGGGAATATCGTTGCGATTCGCCCGCTGAAGGATGGAGTAATCGCTGACTTCGACGTAACCGAAGCGATGCTAAAGCACTTTATTAATAAGTTAAATGTGAAAGGCTTCTTATCTAAGCCACGCATTTTGATTTGCTGCCCAACGAACATTACAAGCGTTGAGCAAAAGGCAATTAAAGAAGCGGCTGAGAAGAGCGGCGGGAAAAAGGTTTACTTAGAAGAGGAGCCAAAGGTGGCAGCTATTGGCGCAGGAATGGACATTTTCATGCCAAGCGGAAATATGGTTGTTGATATCGGTGGCGGAACAACGGATGTGGCTGTTCTTTCTATGGGTGATATCGTTACTTCTTCTTCGATTAAGATGGCTGGAGATAAGTTCGATAACGAAATTCTCCATTATATTAAGCGTCAATATAAATTATTAATCGGTGAGCGTACGGCAGAGAATATCAAAATCAATATCGGGACAGTTTTCCCAGGTTCTCGTTCAGAGGAAATGGAAATTCGCGGTCGTGACATGGTATCAGGACTTCCACGCACGATCACAGTTCGTTCAGAAGAAATCGAAGGAGCTCTTCGCGAATCAGTGGCTGTCATTGTACAAGCGGCAAAATCTGTTCTTGAGAGAACACCACCAGAATTATCTGCGGACATCATTGACCGTGGTGTGATTTTAACAGGTGGAGGAGCACTACTACACGGTATCGACATGCTTCTTGCCGAAGAGCTGAAGGTCCCTGTATTAGTAGCAGAAAACCCAATGGACTGCGTAGCGATCGGAACAGGCATCATGCTTGATAACATCGACCGTCTCCCACGCAGAAGACTAGGCTAA
- a CDS encoding pyroglutamyl-peptidase I, with protein sequence MKKLLLTGFEPFLNHPINPTEEIVLRLDGAQIGEYEVKGVLLPVDFEKAPLAILDAVREVAPDAVLSLGLAAGRTEITPERIAINCRDGEADNSGRAFVDSKIAEEGADGYFSTLPIRMLVDTLQEKGYPARVSNSAGTYLCNNVMYTVLHELKEKQWDIPAGFVHVPASHELVIDGKKAMPSWSSRDLLEAVKIMIKALSM encoded by the coding sequence ATGAAAAAGCTATTGTTAACAGGGTTTGAACCGTTTCTAAACCATCCAATCAATCCCACCGAGGAGATCGTATTGAGACTGGACGGAGCACAGATTGGTGAATACGAGGTGAAGGGAGTTCTTTTGCCAGTAGATTTTGAAAAAGCACCATTGGCGATATTGGATGCGGTTCGTGAGGTTGCCCCTGATGCGGTCCTGTCGCTCGGTCTTGCTGCGGGACGGACGGAGATAACACCGGAGCGGATTGCCATTAATTGTCGCGACGGGGAAGCGGATAATAGCGGGAGAGCTTTCGTAGATTCTAAGATCGCTGAAGAGGGTGCAGATGGCTATTTTTCTACACTTCCTATTCGGATGCTAGTGGACACCCTTCAAGAGAAAGGCTATCCTGCTAGGGTCTCGAACAGTGCGGGTACGTATTTATGCAACAATGTGATGTACACCGTTTTACATGAGTTAAAGGAGAAGCAATGGGATATTCCAGCTGGCTTTGTACATGTTCCAGCTTCCCACGAGCTTGTAATAGATGGGAAAAAAGCGATGCCAAGCTGGTCCTCCAGAGACTTGCTTGAAGCCGTTAAAATAATGATTAAGGCACTGAGCATGTGA
- a CDS encoding DUF4212 domain-containing protein → MKKIDKEVADRYFRERTRNIIIYFIVWFLVSFGVVFFAEPLSQYSINGFPLHYFMGAQGAVITFIILLFVNAKLSDNVDKKYGIDESKNEQISSGKVFEH, encoded by the coding sequence GTGAAGAAAATTGATAAAGAGGTAGCCGATCGTTATTTCCGCGAAAGAACACGCAATATTATTATTTATTTTATCGTCTGGTTTCTCGTTTCCTTTGGAGTAGTCTTTTTTGCTGAGCCACTAAGTCAGTATTCAATTAATGGGTTTCCCCTTCATTACTTTATGGGAGCTCAAGGGGCAGTGATCACGTTTATCATTTTACTATTTGTAAATGCCAAGCTAAGTGACAATGTGGACAAAAAATACGGAATTGATGAGAGCAAAAATGAACAAATCAGTTCTGGAAAAGTGTTCGAGCATTAA
- a CDS encoding flagellar hook-basal body protein produces MNRTMITATNTLSQLQKQMDIISNNISNVDTNGYKRREATFTDLLVQEFNNQERANKEVNRLTPNGIRQGTGAKLGQAQLVMTQGALKQTDRSLDTAFTKEGQLFKVLVQTNGVNEVQYTRNGALYLSPLSDTEVMLVNGDGLPVLDENNNPITINGEAKDYSIDANGQLTVTKTAGATEVFNLGVVRVNKPQFLEQRGGNLLGLPANVAQDEVLTELTGGLRGEISLQQGALEQSNVDLSKEMTELINVQRAYQFQSRSVTLADQMMGLVNGIR; encoded by the coding sequence ATGAATCGTACGATGATTACAGCGACGAACACATTATCTCAGCTTCAAAAGCAAATGGATATTATCTCTAATAATATTTCAAACGTTGATACGAATGGTTATAAAAGAAGAGAAGCTACGTTCACTGATCTATTGGTTCAAGAGTTTAACAACCAAGAGCGTGCGAATAAAGAAGTGAACCGACTCACTCCCAACGGTATCCGCCAAGGAACAGGGGCAAAGCTTGGACAAGCTCAACTAGTCATGACCCAAGGAGCACTTAAGCAAACGGATCGCTCACTGGATACGGCTTTTACAAAAGAAGGCCAACTTTTCAAAGTGCTCGTTCAAACTAATGGAGTTAACGAAGTTCAGTATACGAGAAATGGTGCGCTTTATTTATCGCCTCTTTCCGATACAGAAGTGATGCTTGTCAATGGCGATGGGTTGCCAGTACTTGACGAAAATAATAATCCGATTACAATAAATGGTGAAGCCAAGGATTATAGCATCGATGCAAATGGCCAGTTAACGGTAACGAAAACGGCAGGTGCGACAGAAGTGTTTAACCTTGGAGTGGTTCGTGTGAATAAGCCACAATTCTTAGAGCAACGCGGTGGGAACTTACTTGGTCTTCCGGCAAATGTAGCTCAAGATGAGGTCTTAACCGAGTTAACGGGAGGACTAAGAGGAGAAATTAGTCTTCAACAGGGAGCTCTTGAACAATCGAATGTGGATCTTTCAAAAGAAATGACGGAACTAATCAATGTTCAGCGTGCATATCAATTTCAATCTCGCTCCGTGACACTTGCGGACCAGATGATGGGACTTGTGAACGGAATTCGTTAA
- a CDS encoding flagellar hook-basal body protein has translation MFRGFYTAASGMISQQRRTEMFSNNMANANTPGFKADQASMRAFPEMLLKRYDSQSIPTEKGLNLTTGTTIGAINTGVYMQEAIPKFIQGDLQATEQRTDIALVDLYMPPNGDNGLAGSVFYSVQGADGTTKYTRNGDFTLDGQGFLTTSSGNFVLNDQGQRIQLSSDQFTVTEDGRITGANGETARLGVGFAANPQRMIKEGDGLYRTEDGNPLANAFNTEGIQFKLQQGYLERSNVDVSRTMTDMLTAYRAFEANQKVLQAYDKSMDKAANEIGRIG, from the coding sequence ATGTTTAGAGGGTTTTATACGGCTGCTTCGGGTATGATTTCCCAACAGAGAAGAACGGAGATGTTCTCTAATAATATGGCCAATGCGAATACGCCAGGATTTAAGGCTGATCAGGCGTCGATGCGTGCGTTTCCTGAGATGTTGTTAAAACGGTATGATTCACAATCGATTCCGACTGAAAAAGGGTTAAACCTTACGACTGGAACAACGATTGGTGCGATTAATACAGGCGTGTATATGCAAGAAGCGATTCCGAAGTTCATTCAAGGTGATTTACAAGCGACAGAGCAACGTACGGATATTGCGCTTGTTGATTTGTATATGCCTCCAAATGGAGACAACGGACTAGCTGGATCAGTTTTTTATAGCGTACAAGGCGCAGATGGTACGACGAAATACACTCGTAATGGTGACTTTACATTAGATGGACAAGGGTTTTTAACCACGTCTAGCGGGAATTTCGTCCTAAATGATCAAGGACAGCGTATCCAGCTTTCTAGTGATCAATTCACAGTAACTGAAGATGGTCGTATCACTGGGGCAAACGGTGAAACTGCCCGACTAGGTGTAGGCTTTGCAGCAAATCCACAGCGTATGATTAAAGAGGGCGATGGGTTATACCGCACTGAGGATGGCAATCCACTTGCCAACGCTTTTAACACAGAAGGCATTCAGTTTAAGCTGCAGCAAGGGTATTTAGAGCGCTCAAACGTGGACGTGAGCCGTACAATGACTGATATGTTAACGGCGTATCGTGCCTTTGAAGCCAACCAAAAGGTGCTTCAAGCGTATGATAAGAGCATGGACAAGGCAGCAAATGAAATCGGAAGAATTGGATAA